GAAAGCACTTTCTCAATTTACTAACTTGCCCAAAAATGATAAAAAAGCTTTTTAGATTTTTGACAGTAGAATCGACTTTTTACCCTTGCGACTTCATCAAACTTGCCCATAAATGATTGTTTTAGGGAATGTTTTGCTCTCTTGACAATACTGAAGTTGGATGTTTCAACATCGAATAATCAAGGGTTTTGAGACTCTGAGTTACAAAAGTTTACAACGTGGGTCTTTTTACACGTATTTCGTCATACCCCCATCTCCACTCACGCCACGACAAATTGGTGGAGAAATCATAAGATGCCAAAGAAACAAATACCAATTGATACAATCGTAGACCTACGTGTAGCGAACTGCAAACATAAACGCTTTAAACCGCAAACAAGGCGATTTGAAACCACATTCTCTGCAAATAAGGGTGGTCTCAAAACCACAATAATTGCAAATGAAACTGCAAACATAATTTTCAAACTGCAAACAAGGGTTTTCAAACCACATTAACTGCAAATAAGCCGTAACCCTTTCTGTGTCTGGAATACAGGAAATATGGCTCTCAATGTGTCCAGATTATACGAACTTTTATGCTGGACATATATGTCTATTTATTTAGATATAAACTGAACACAAATAAAACAGAAAAACTCTATATGGAGTATTTCTTGAATTAATTTAATTTCCCTCTGACGCATACAAGGGAATTCCAATTTTTAACATCTGGTCTCTCAAATCTTGGGTTCGACCAGGAGGCAACTGAGCGTGTAAAAAAGAATTTACCTCGCTTACTCGTATATTTAATAACTCAGCTAGTACTGTCTTCGTGTAACCATGCCGTATTAAGCGAGGTTCTAAATCGTTAAGTCCCACAGTCAAGACAGCTTCAGCCATACCAAGAGTGACAGGCTTCGTTGCTGCTTGATAAGCGTCTTCAAAAGCCTCTGCAAATAATGTTCGATTTGCAATGGAGTCGTCAATCGTTCTGCCAAAAATGCAATTGCCTCATTGGTAATCAAATCTTCAGGCAGATAATCATCGTGAATACACTCGCTCAACAGCCATTTTATATACTCAACTTGATGTCCTCTAATACCTTCTAAACTAAAAATATTGGTTCTAGCACCAATCTCTTCCAAAGATGGTCGACGCAAATCATTTTTCAATTTGGGATGTCCCAGCAGCACTACAGATAAAGTGCAACCATTCTGGCGTACCAATTCAATTAAACGCTTAATTTTGACTAACGTACCGTGATGAATGTCATGAGCTTCATCCACAAAAAGCACTACAGGCTTACGGCATTTTTGAATTAAAGCTAAGAATTTTCGTTCTCTGAGTTCTGGTTGGGTCGGTGGTTTAGCGTCCTTTTCTGTACTTAAATCGCAAAACAAAGCACTCATCAAAACCCCGACACTGACCTTATCTTTGTCAATTGCAAGGCAACGAGAAATAATAATGTCTTTTTCGGAGGACAATTCTAATTGCAGTCGTTGTAAAGTCGTTGTTTTACCACAACCAACAACACCTGTTAGAGCAATCAAACGACCTTGCCTAATTTGGGGTTTGAGTTCTTTGAATAGATTTGTCTGTTCTTGGGTCTCAAAATAGCCCACATGATCTAAGGTACGTTTAAGTCCAAAATAAGTCATGACATCACTCAACATGGCTCGTACCTGATAATGGGTTAAAGAAATCTCGAATTTGTTTCATTACCTCCTGCTTATTGAGAGTAGACACCAGAACCGCATTAATATAAGCCATTTGTTCAGGGGTGAGTTTGGCTAATGGGCGTGCCAAATAATCGGCGATCGCTAATTTGGCTGCAATCACCGTGCTGAATGTCAGTTCTTGAAATGGATTGGGGTCTACAAAAGGCTGCACCTTTAGTTGGGTTGTACTACTCCCGAATTCAGGCGGGTTGCCTTTACCAATCACAGAGTTCGGTAAAGACAACTGTTTAGCCAAAGATTCAATTCGGTCAGCCCGTTTCTGTGTTCGTGTTTTCTTAAAACTACGGTAGCGATGTAGGGGGATTGGGCCATCCACAGGCAGAAACGGCCCATAGCGACGTTCACCATGTTCTACGTACAGTTCGTTATCGAACAAGCCCCACCACAGAACTACAGTTTCTCCAGCCAAATCTGGCTCCACCTCATAAGCCACCCCCTCAACCGTAACGCGAGCATCGATGCCTACCTTACGGCGTTCTGGGGAGCGTGCAAATGTACAAAAACGTTCCCAATTACACATTTGACGGATACCGTTACTAGGTAAATTGCTCACCCAGTCTTCCATCCGGGAATGGGGTTCGCTGCGATGGGGTCGGCTATTGTAATGGAGCAAAAACTTCATCAACCAAGCGTTTGCCTCAGCTTCGGTCTCCGGTTCATGCAGATGGTAGAGAGTTTCGTGCATTTCTTTAACAGTGCGAAACGGTCGTTCCACCTTCCCCTTAGAACGAGCTGTCACCCGTCGTCCATCTTTGCCATTTGGTAAATGGGTACGTACTTCAATCCCCAAATAACCCATTACTTTTTGAAACACTAAGCTCTTGGCAATGGGCCCATTGTCCATATACAGCATTTGGGGAATGCCTTGAAAGGGAAAGTCAGTCTCCGACTTGAGTGACATGGCGGCAAACATAAACCGCAGTGCTGCCTCCACATCTTCACCGTAAACACCGTGGTATTCTTGGTATGCAAAACCACTACGGTCATCCACGACACTATAAAGCATCAACAAGGGATGTCCACGTCCCGGTTCTAGGAAGGCTGGTGCTTTTACGTGCTTGAGGTCTGATGGACTGAGGTCAAAATGCCAACATTGATTGCTATATTCTGCCTGGAAGCGAACAGCAGGTGGTTGTCGCAGCAGGGTATCGCGGTCGTAACCCCATTTGTTGAGATAACGATTGACGGTGGTTGGTTTGAGCAAACCGACTGGAACGCGAAGATGACCATCTGGTGTGTTGATGCCATCTTCTTCCAATAAGCGAATTGCTTGCACGGTAGATAAATGGCGACCTTTGCGGTTAGATGTGCGTATTTTAATGGCAGCAATGATTTCGCAGTATCGCTCTAGTCCGGCTTTAGGAATCACACGCGGGACATCACAATCAACGCGCCGCACTGGGCGAACAACATTTCCTTCTCGTAGTGTTCGATACACAGTATCTTCGGAAATGCCATACAGTTGAGCTATTTCTTGGACTAATACCCGACGAGATGGACTGCGCGGTGGTAGCTGCTCTAAGCGACGACGTAGGTCTACGATTGTATCAATTGGTATTTGTTTCTTTGGCATCTTATGATTTCTCCACCAATTTGTCGTGGCGTGAGTGGAGATGTTTACGTGACAACCAATCATAAAGGGTGGAAGGTGAACAATCGACTAGTTTGGCAATTGACCGTTTGCTCATTCCTTTGGCTAAATAACTGCGAATTTCTGCTTCCCTTGTGTCCAGTTTTAAATGTGCGGATTGTCGTCCTTTGGGTCGTCCTAAGGTTTTTCCTTCAGCTTTTCGTTTGGCTAATGCTTCGGTTGTTCTGAGTACAATCAATTCCCGTTCGATTTCTGCTGCCAAGCCCAAAACTGTTGCTGTGATTCGGCTTTGCATTGAATCATCTAGCACCATACCAAGTTTTACGATATGGACGTTAATTCCTCGGCGCACGCAGCACTCTAGCATTTCTAATACTTGTAGAGTAGAGCGTGCCATCCGACTGACTTCTGAGAAAATTACTACATCGGATTCAAGGGCAGTTTGAGTCAGTAGTTGTCCTACACCTCGCTCCGACCATTTCTCTCGTCCAGAAACTGTGTCTTCAATAAACTGGATGGGACTCAAAGCGTGTATGTTGGCATACTCCAAAATGCCATGTCGTTGGTTGTGTAGGTCTTGGCGATCGCTGGAGACTCTTAAATAAGCATAAATAACCATAGCCATATTGGCTGTCGGTTTAAACAGCTTCGAGCATTTAATTGAACGGTATTAGTCCAGATTAAACCACGAAAAGCGTACATAAACCTCGTCTACGTTGAAACCCGTAGTTTTTCCTCGTCAGGGTCAAGGTGATTTTTTACCCATAGGCGATCGCTAATTTCAAAGGGGTTAGAATGAATGTCTTGTTCAAATAAATGAACACGTTCAATCAGTTCAGCAGCAGATTGATAGCACGTGTGATAAGTAACATCTTCACGCAACCACTGCCACAGGTGTTCGACAGGCATAAAATCAGGACTGTAACTAGGTAAGGGTTGCAAGTTTATTTGTAAGACTTGCAATGCTTCGTTTACCAATTGTGCACGATGATAGGGAGCACCATCCCAAATTAAAGTGACCTCTTGGTCTGGAAATTCAGTTCTTAGATGCTTTAAAACATCAATCGTATTGAATTGGTCAGCTTTCAGGTAAGGAAAAATTTTGACTTTGGCATAGTTATAAACATAGATCCCATAAAAGGAAACCTTGGCTCTTCCTGGAGAGTTGGAACTGACCCAAAAACGCTCACCTTTAACTGACCAACCATAGCCTTCATCGCTATCAAGATGAATATGTGCCTCGTCGATAAAAATTAGCAAATGACCATTATGGAGAGCATCATCAAGCAAACCCTTGAGTTTTTCTAGAAACTCTCTACGTTTTTTACTGTTAGCTTTATTTAAAAGTTTACGTGCTTTTTTCCACGAAAACCCTAAGTTCTTGAGAGTCTTACGTATTGACTCTCGGCAACATTTGAGATTGAACTGTTTGTCAATCCAAGCCGCTAAACGCTTCAATGTCCAACGAGGCTTTTGCGTTATTGTCTGTTGTCTTTGTTGGGGTGGTGTTGCTGCAAACTCAAGAGCTTGACGAATCTCAGAATCAATTGCTGACTTTACTTCTGAGGGAAAAAAGGGGGATGACCACCTGTACGCTGATATAACAGTGCTTTTATACCTGAGAGATTGTAACGATGTACCCACTCCATTACTGTCTGAGGGTTACGCCCTGTTTCTCTGCCTACCTTTGTCGCACTTTTTCCGTTACATATTTCGTACAGTGCCATTAAACGCTCGCGAGTACGAGCATGATTCGCTTTTAATGCTTCTTCTCTCAATTTTGAGGCACTTTCATTCCAGCGATCGCATTCTACTCTGAGCATCCCTGTTTCATTCCCACTTACACCAAGTTAATACACAATACTATACATTCTTGAAAAACTCCAGGTTTCAAGATGGATGAGGTTTATATGTCCAGTAAAAAAGTTCGTATAATCTGGACACATCGAGAGCCATATTTCCTGTATTCCAGACACAGAAAGGGTTACGGCTTATTTGCAGTTAATGTGGTTTGAAAACCCTTGTTTGCAGTTTGAAAATTATGTTTGCAG
This region of Nostoc flagelliforme CCNUN1 genomic DNA includes:
- a CDS encoding AAA family ATPase; protein product: MLSDVMTYFGLKRTLDHVGYFETQEQTNLFKELKPQIRQGRLIALTGVVGCGKTTTLQRLQLELSSEKDIIISRCLAIDKDKVSVGVLMSALFCDLSTEKDAKPPTQPELRERKFLALIQKCRKPVVLFVDEAHDIHHGTLVKIKRLIELVRQNGCTLSVVLLGHPKLKNDLRRPSLEEIGARTNIFSLEGIRGHQVEYIKWLLSECIHDDYLPEDLITNEAIAFLAERLTTPLQIEHYLQRLLKTLIKQQRSLSLLVWLKLS
- a CDS encoding IS481 family transposase, whose translation is MPIDTIVDLRRRLEQLPPRSPSRRVLVQEIAQLYGISEDTVYRTLREGNVVRPVRRVDCDVPRVIPKAGLERYCEIIAAIKIRTSNRKGRHLSTVQAIRLLEEDGINTPDGHLRVPVGLLKPTTVNRYLNKWGYDRDTLLRQPPAVRFQAEYSNQCWHFDLSPSDLKHVKAPAFLEPGRGHPLLMLYSVVDDRSGFAYQEYHGVYGEDVEAALRFMFAAMSLKSETDFPFQGIPQMLYMDNGPIAKSLVFQKVMGYLGIEVRTHLPNGKDGRRVTARSKGKVERPFRTVKEMHETLYHLHEPETEAEANAWLMKFLLHYNSRPHRSEPHSRMEDWVSNLPSNGIRQMCNWERFCTFARSPERRKVGIDARVTVEGVAYEVEPDLAGETVVLWWGLFDNELYVEHGERRYGPFLPVDGPIPLHRYRSFKKTRTQKRADRIESLAKQLSLPNSVIGKGNPPEFGSSTTQLKVQPFVDPNPFQELTFSTVIAAKLAIADYLARPLAKLTPEQMAYINAVLVSTLNKQEVMKQIRDFFNPLSGTSHVE
- a CDS encoding recombinase family protein — its product is MVIYAYLRVSSDRQDLHNQRHGILEYANIHALSPIQFIEDTVSGREKWSERGVGQLLTQTALESDVVIFSEVSRMARSTLQVLEMLECCVRRGINVHIVKLGMVLDDSMQSRITATVLGLAAEIERELIVLRTTEALAKRKAEGKTLGRPKGRQSAHLKLDTREAEIRSYLAKGMSKRSIAKLVDCSPSTLYDWLSRKHLHSRHDKLVEKS
- a CDS encoding IS630 family transposase, with the protein product MGTSLQSLRYKSTVISAYRWSSPFFPSEVKSAIDSEIRQALEFAATPPQQRQQTITQKPRWTLKRLAAWIDKQFNLKCCRESIRKTLKNLGFSWKKARKLLNKANSKKRREFLEKLKGLLDDALHNGHLLIFIDEAHIHLDSDEGYGWSVKGERFWVSSNSPGRAKVSFYGIYVYNYAKVKIFPYLKADQFNTIDVLKHLRTEFPDQEVTLIWDGAPYHRAQLVNEALQVLQINLQPLPSYSPDFMPVEHLWQWLREDVTYHTCYQSAAELIERVHLFEQDIHSNPFEISDRLWVKNHLDPDEEKLRVST
- a CDS encoding helix-turn-helix domain-containing protein, which translates into the protein MLRVECDRWNESASKLREEALKANHARTRERLMALYEICNGKSATKVGRETGRNPQTVMEWVHRYNLSGIKALLYQRTGGHPPFFPQK